Proteins co-encoded in one uncultured Bacteroides sp. genomic window:
- a CDS encoding PKD domain-containing protein encodes MKNIIKYSLWAIVTVFALTSCNPQESTDYALGETPTESQLSFTATPSSSNSNIIEFTNSSEINGVAVWNLGNGSTAKGEAASSKYPMAGTYTVTMTLYTSGGSATISKAITIAKNDFSLLNTPMYNALTGGASNLQGKTWVFDQYNDGHFGVGPAGGDTPSWWSCPAGGKDGSSLYTQEFTFTQVGVKMTWKNNGSVYTNANGAAGLKALGYGNAVLNPTAGDYDVEYQPKASYTFNLNEADKTITLSDGAFFGHYAGTSTYKIITLTDDVMYIKCVSTVESGNGWWYRLVPKEKNVKPVVPLKAIALNDNFESATTTLAFVPQDMGTHSSANYSNPAPTGLNPSSKVYLYEKGSAFYANLSYTVSGYKFDLSKINKVRMKVFIPSYNNYDDTFATAGDWITINQLQSQVAVKLQNNGLGSNAYTTQTEIVKANLAKDKWLSLEFDFSTVKDRTDYDKIVIQFGAEGHAAPGIFFFDDFSFSE; translated from the coding sequence ATGAAAAATATAATTAAATATAGTTTATGGGCAATAGTGACAGTTTTTGCTCTTACTTCCTGCAATCCTCAGGAAAGCACCGATTATGCTTTGGGAGAAACTCCTACAGAAAGTCAGCTGTCATTTACGGCAACTCCTTCTTCTTCAAATTCTAATATAATAGAGTTTACAAATAGTTCAGAAATCAACGGTGTTGCTGTCTGGAATTTAGGTAACGGAAGTACTGCGAAGGGGGAAGCTGCTTCTTCTAAGTATCCTATGGCCGGAACTTATACAGTGACAATGACACTATACACAAGTGGTGGGTCGGCTACGATTTCTAAAGCAATTACAATTGCGAAAAATGATTTTTCATTATTAAATACTCCAATGTATAATGCGCTGACAGGTGGAGCAAGTAACCTTCAGGGAAAGACATGGGTATTTGACCAATATAATGATGGACACTTTGGTGTAGGGCCAGCCGGTGGTGATACTCCTTCCTGGTGGAGTTGCCCTGCAGGTGGAAAAGATGGTTCAAGTCTTTATACTCAGGAATTTACTTTTACTCAGGTTGGTGTTAAGATGACCTGGAAAAACAACGGATCAGTATATACTAATGCTAATGGTGCTGCCGGACTAAAAGCTTTAGGATATGGTAATGCTGTTTTAAATCCAACTGCTGGTGATTATGATGTAGAATATCAGCCAAAAGCAAGTTATACATTTAACTTGAATGAAGCTGATAAGACAATAACGTTAAGTGATGGTGCTTTCTTTGGCCATTACGCCGGAACTTCTACTTATAAGATTATAACTCTTACAGATGATGTGATGTATATAAAATGTGTTAGTACTGTTGAGTCAGGCAATGGATGGTGGTATCGTTTGGTTCCAAAAGAAAAAAATGTAAAACCTGTGGTTCCATTAAAAGCAATAGCTTTGAACGATAATTTCGAATCAGCTACAACTACGCTTGCTTTTGTACCTCAGGATATGGGAACACATTCTTCTGCTAATTATTCAAATCCTGCACCAACCGGACTAAATCCTTCCTCTAAAGTGTACTTGTACGAAAAGGGAAGTGCATTTTATGCAAATCTTTCTTATACTGTATCCGGATATAAGTTTGATCTTTCCAAGATCAATAAAGTTCGTATGAAAGTTTTCATTCCTTCTTATAATAATTATGATGATACTTTTGCAACAGCCGGAGATTGGATAACAATAAATCAGTTGCAATCACAGGTTGCGGTTAAACTTCAAAACAATGGATTGGGAAGTAATGCATATACTACTCAGACAGAAATTGTAAAAGCAAACCTGGCAAAAGATAAATGGCTGAGTCTTGAGTTTGATTTTAGTACAGTGAAGGACAGAACTGATTACGATAAGATTGTAATTCAATTTGGTGCTGAAGGACATGCTGCTCCTGGTATATTCTTCTTTGATGACTTTTCATTTAGTGAATAA
- a CDS encoding RagB/SusD family nutrient uptake outer membrane protein, with translation MKKYKLSSLLLILGVFILTSCGDDFLTVYPTESQQAGGAATEGAIKSNLASCYQILLFDSYANNNYNSISLMSDLRSDDIYKGGGDASDQHQLYLLSLFTSTPAEDLDGLWSIFYSGLARCNNAIIACDNAVGVPEANLNQYKAEAHFLRAYYMHWLWKFWGNIPYFEEPLEAPYMAKQYTANEIYNKIIADLDFAIADNKLPMAVSGANLGRVTKAAAMMLKARVVMYQKDNSQYGNVTKDMAEVINSGKYDLMTDFASMWLDENEFCKESIFESNQLPEGKTWSSGWGGYGTNLPAFISPNNLPAGSKTGDFKGGWGFGPVRQAAWNMYEDGDTRREGSINQWPSDMYSARFQNTGLFQAKYAARVGYNPQGDTDLNYCNNFRIFRFSEALLNYAEMVVMNGQSAVGGVTAQSCLDKIRKRAFGKDSSIPATAANIKLERRREFLGEGLRFWDIVRWGDTSLLTESTALSTRTWNDNKKYLPIPQAEMDKTAGSDFALVQNLGY, from the coding sequence ATGAAAAAATATAAATTGTCATCATTATTACTCATCCTTGGAGTTTTTATTCTAACCTCTTGTGGTGACGACTTCTTAACTGTTTATCCAACTGAATCTCAACAGGCTGGTGGAGCAGCTACTGAAGGAGCTATAAAATCAAATCTGGCATCTTGTTACCAAATATTATTGTTTGATAGTTATGCAAATAACAATTATAACAGTATTTCATTAATGTCTGATTTACGCTCGGACGATATTTATAAAGGTGGCGGTGATGCAAGTGATCAACATCAATTGTATTTACTCTCTTTATTTACTTCTACACCAGCAGAAGATCTTGATGGACTTTGGTCTATATTCTATAGTGGTCTTGCTCGTTGTAATAATGCTATTATTGCATGTGATAATGCAGTAGGTGTACCGGAAGCCAATTTGAATCAATATAAAGCTGAAGCTCATTTCCTTCGTGCTTACTATATGCATTGGTTATGGAAGTTCTGGGGAAACATTCCTTATTTTGAAGAACCGCTCGAAGCTCCTTATATGGCAAAGCAATATACTGCAAATGAGATTTATAATAAAATCATTGCTGATTTAGATTTTGCAATTGCTGATAATAAGCTTCCGATGGCTGTTTCCGGAGCAAATCTAGGACGTGTAACTAAGGCTGCAGCAATGATGCTGAAAGCACGTGTTGTGATGTATCAGAAAGATAATTCACAATACGGAAATGTGACAAAAGATATGGCTGAAGTCATTAATAGTGGTAAATATGATTTGATGACAGATTTTGCATCAATGTGGCTAGATGAAAATGAATTCTGTAAAGAGTCAATTTTTGAAAGTAATCAATTGCCGGAAGGCAAAACCTGGAGTAGTGGCTGGGGTGGGTATGGAACTAATCTGCCTGCTTTTATCTCTCCTAACAATTTACCTGCAGGTTCAAAAACTGGTGATTTTAAAGGTGGTTGGGGATTTGGTCCTGTTCGTCAGGCTGCATGGAACATGTACGAAGATGGCGATACTCGTCGCGAAGGTTCTATTAATCAATGGCCATCCGATATGTATTCTGCCCGTTTCCAGAATACAGGTCTATTCCAGGCAAAATATGCGGCTCGTGTAGGATACAACCCACAAGGAGATACTGATTTGAACTATTGTAACAACTTCCGGATTTTCCGTTTCTCAGAGGCTTTGTTAAACTATGCGGAAATGGTTGTAATGAACGGACAGTCTGCAGTGGGTGGAGTTACAGCTCAATCTTGTCTTGATAAGATTAGAAAACGTGCGTTTGGAAAAGATAGCTCAATACCTGCTACAGCTGCAAATATTAAGTTAGAACGTCGCCGTGAATTCTTAGGCGAAGGACTTCGTTTCTGGGATATCGTTCGTTGGGGCGATACAAGCTTGCTGACAGAATCAACAGCGCTTAGTACACGTACATGGAATGATAACAAGAAATACCTGCCTATTCCACAAGCTGAAATGGATAAAACAGCAGGAAGCGATTTTGCTTTGGTACAGAATCTCGGATATTAA
- a CDS encoding TonB-dependent receptor, translating to MKKLLSFLFLFCFTLTVFSQNIQIKGVVLAGEDNSPLLGVNVAVKGTTIGIITDLEGQFTLSVPPKSTLVVSYVGYKSQQVVVSDTKPLRIILTEDSKTLDEVIVVGYGVQKKSVVTASISRVTSEELKTANPSRVEDVLKGKVSGVQITQISGQPGADSHVRIRGIGTINDSNPLYIVDGMAVEGGINYLNPADIQSVEILKDAASAAIYGARAANGVVLVTTKNGSVGKATINYNVSYGWQNPWKKKSVLNAKEYMVIMNESQINDGHSPYYTQDEVNAAGNGTDWQEETFYKNAPIQNHQVNVSGGTEKASYFLSLGYYDQAGIVGGNYDKSNYNRWSVRTNGTYNVFEDKSRSFLNNIKVGMNVGYSRSKSKGIETNSEYGSILGSALTFDPTVPVYADEATAAAILAQYPNAVKDKNGNVFSIPPTGFQEIANPVAMLNQPTAGINNSDKIVATFWGEIDIMNGLKFKSSYGADLAFWGYDSYTYPYFLAVQGKSLDYSTVQSEMNRGYRWQVENVLSYKKTFAKKHNLSLVLGQSAQKYTYRNLGGNDRDLLETDPSKANINSAIADAKLGRVWGGTGGYSAYTLASYFGRFDYNYDEKYMVQATIRRDGSSNFGARNKWATFPAFSLGWNVSNEAFMENRPEWFNTLKLRFSWGKNGNERIGNFKYTSLMTGGQNYYFGGSYQVSQDPTNVGETSGTMQYGSSPAAIANPDIKWEESEQTDFGLDARFFNQALTFSFDYFKKKTNGMLMELPIPSYVGQSAPTGNVGDMENSGLEFELGWKNKVGDFNYSISANASYLKNKLIKLGNASGEAIYQSNSTAGVGSFVKGKNGEVFPYFYGFLTDGIIQNQAEANAYNSQYGQAAQPGDVRFRDIGGAVDEKGNVIGDGKITDDDRTKIGKGMPDWTYGFTLAADWKGFDVNLFFQGTIGNDIFDFAQRTDIPKNNRPSWILDRWIGEGTSNKIPRVTAANPNGNWRSSDLYIKDGSYLRLKTAQFGYTLPSRITKKASIQLLRLYVSAENLLTFTGYDGFDPEVAASSYTNIGVDRGMYPQARTISLGANITF from the coding sequence ATGAAAAAGTTATTATCATTTCTATTTTTATTTTGCTTTACCCTTACTGTATTTTCCCAGAATATACAGATTAAAGGTGTAGTCCTGGCTGGTGAAGATAATTCGCCGTTGCTAGGTGTTAATGTGGCGGTGAAAGGTACTACCATTGGTATAATAACAGATTTGGAAGGGCAGTTTACACTTTCGGTACCTCCTAAAAGTACTTTAGTTGTTTCGTATGTCGGCTATAAATCACAACAGGTTGTGGTTTCTGACACGAAACCTTTGCGAATTATTCTAACTGAAGATTCAAAAACGCTCGATGAAGTAATCGTTGTAGGTTATGGTGTGCAGAAAAAGAGTGTAGTTACAGCTTCTATTAGCCGTGTAACTTCTGAAGAACTTAAGACTGCTAATCCTTCACGGGTTGAAGATGTTTTGAAAGGCAAAGTTTCCGGTGTACAAATAACCCAGATTTCCGGGCAACCAGGTGCCGATTCTCATGTTCGTATCCGTGGTATTGGTACTATAAACGATAGTAATCCTCTTTATATTGTCGATGGTATGGCAGTAGAAGGTGGAATTAATTATCTTAACCCGGCTGATATTCAATCAGTAGAAATTTTGAAGGATGCTGCATCTGCTGCTATTTATGGTGCACGTGCTGCTAATGGAGTTGTGTTGGTTACCACTAAGAATGGTAGCGTTGGCAAGGCAACAATAAACTACAATGTTAGTTATGGCTGGCAGAACCCATGGAAAAAGAAATCAGTGCTAAATGCGAAGGAATATATGGTGATAATGAATGAGTCACAAATTAATGATGGTCATTCACCTTATTATACCCAAGATGAAGTCAATGCAGCTGGGAATGGTACTGACTGGCAAGAAGAAACTTTCTATAAAAATGCACCGATACAGAATCATCAGGTAAATGTTAGTGGAGGTACTGAGAAAGCTTCATATTTCCTTTCATTAGGTTATTATGATCAGGCTGGTATTGTAGGAGGTAATTATGATAAATCTAACTACAACCGCTGGAGCGTACGTACTAATGGTACATATAATGTTTTTGAAGATAAAAGTCGTAGTTTTCTCAATAATATTAAAGTTGGAATGAACGTAGGCTATTCAAGAAGTAAATCCAAAGGTATTGAGACTAACTCTGAATACGGATCTATTCTTGGTAGTGCTTTAACGTTTGATCCAACAGTTCCCGTTTATGCGGATGAGGCAACTGCTGCTGCAATTCTGGCACAATATCCAAATGCGGTAAAAGACAAGAATGGCAATGTGTTTTCTATTCCTCCTACAGGTTTCCAGGAAATTGCTAACCCTGTAGCTATGCTTAATCAACCAACTGCGGGAATTAATAATTCGGATAAAATAGTTGCAACATTCTGGGGCGAAATTGATATTATGAATGGACTGAAGTTCAAGAGTAGTTATGGTGCCGATCTTGCTTTTTGGGGATATGATTCATATACATATCCGTATTTCCTCGCTGTTCAGGGAAAATCTTTAGACTATAGTACTGTTCAAAGTGAAATGAATCGTGGTTATAGATGGCAGGTTGAAAATGTGTTATCTTACAAGAAAACATTTGCAAAAAAGCATAATCTTTCGTTAGTTCTTGGTCAGTCTGCACAGAAATATACTTATCGGAATTTGGGCGGAAACGACCGCGACTTGCTTGAAACTGATCCTAGTAAAGCGAATATTAATTCTGCAATAGCAGATGCTAAGTTAGGTAGAGTGTGGGGCGGTACAGGTGGTTATTCAGCTTATACATTAGCTTCTTACTTTGGACGATTTGATTATAACTATGACGAAAAGTATATGGTTCAGGCTACAATTCGTCGTGATGGTTCTTCAAACTTTGGTGCTCGTAATAAGTGGGCAACTTTCCCTGCTTTTTCTTTAGGATGGAATGTAAGTAATGAAGCTTTTATGGAAAATCGCCCGGAATGGTTTAATACCTTGAAACTTCGTTTCAGCTGGGGTAAGAATGGTAATGAAAGAATTGGAAATTTTAAATATACTTCATTAATGACAGGCGGTCAGAACTATTATTTTGGAGGTAGTTACCAAGTTAGTCAAGATCCAACTAATGTAGGTGAAACATCTGGAACAATGCAGTATGGTAGTTCTCCGGCTGCAATTGCTAATCCTGATATCAAATGGGAGGAATCAGAACAAACCGATTTTGGTTTAGATGCACGTTTCTTTAACCAGGCTTTGACTTTCAGTTTTGATTATTTCAAAAAGAAGACCAATGGTATGTTGATGGAATTGCCAATTCCTTCTTATGTTGGTCAAAGTGCTCCAACAGGTAATGTTGGTGATATGGAAAATAGCGGTCTTGAGTTTGAACTTGGATGGAAAAATAAAGTAGGTGATTTTAATTATTCAATATCTGCTAATGCATCTTATCTGAAAAACAAACTGATAAAATTAGGTAATGCTTCAGGAGAAGCAATTTATCAATCTAATTCAACAGCTGGTGTTGGTTCTTTCGTTAAAGGAAAGAATGGGGAAGTGTTCCCTTACTTTTATGGATTCCTTACAGATGGAATAATTCAGAATCAGGCAGAAGCTAATGCTTATAATTCTCAGTATGGACAAGCTGCTCAGCCAGGTGATGTTCGTTTCCGCGATATTGGTGGTGCTGTAGATGAAAAAGGAAATGTTATTGGTGATGGAAAAATTACAGATGATGATAGAACTAAAATAGGTAAGGGTATGCCCGACTGGACTTATGGTTTTACTCTGGCTGCCGATTGGAAAGGATTTGATGTAAATCTATTCTTCCAGGGAACTATTGGTAATGATATTTTTGACTTTGCACAACGTACTGATATTCCAAAGAATAATCGTCCATCCTGGATTCTTGATCGTTGGATTGGTGAAGGAACTTCCAATAAAATTCCTCGTGTAACAGCTGCTAATCCAAATGGAAACTGGCGCTCTTCTGATCTTTACATAAAAGATGGTTCATACCTGCGTCTCAAAACAGCTCAGTTTGGTTATACTTTGCCTAGCCGAATTACAAAAAAGGCGTCTATTCAATTGTTGAGACTATATGTATCAGCAGAGAATTTGTTAACCTTTACAGGATATGATGGCTTTGATCCTGAAGTTGCTGCATCTAGTTATACCAATATTGGTGTGGATCGTGGTATGTATCCACAAGCCAGAACAATTTCTTTAGGTGCTAATATTACATTTTAA
- a CDS encoding transcriptional regulator → MKAKKHNFNKCLLFLILSLSPFIRLSASWNNFIINYRKEVYGKGSQTWQIASYNNNWVYFANKNGLLQFDGSSWGVFPLNNGSDVRSVLPSSSKQRIYVGGINEFGYFEPDERGKLVYHCMSDSVKRPLRFIGNIWRIYENDNILYWQADGVVLKCLNGKYTLLSADSKIDCSNLVNGILYIGTNKGVRILIGNTFFPLPGAEKLDSKRIRGIIPYKKGVIIATAYDGLYYWDGKTLIPFITGVEAFMSQNEIFSIASSKNLIALGTVHMGLIMINTSTMQVKYFNENNGLQNNTVLSLGFDCRDNLWAGLDNGIDYICLNSPLSNLYSYPYSYGAGYSAILSNNYLYLGTNRGLYYTHYPVSLSDKVINISQIPQSSGQVWDLSKVGDDVFCLHDRGIFLVKGETMKRIGKISGVWNCRMMVNDPTKVLLGLYDGIYLMQKEQGEWIQKKKLDGINDSGENFEIESDRVLWLHNNDNGLLRIEFDLAHFRVKRIKYYGKEKGLPSNKNIYVNKIGGKIYFTTPKGIYKYNPTRDVVELSPEMNNLLAGTKSYLKLYQYGNHIFSLSKGEVDIANLDTHKKTGEKAFYSIEHPSIELVSGFEKLVPLSESEFIIPNDYGFALLKVPSKKRPLLRPAVHIRAVYLTYPSDSLIYSDNFLGKNYVPEIPYHRNSIRFDYNLFSFTHGEEASFRYRFKDQKEWSDYTSSLTKEFSNLAEGDYTFQVEAVFADGTATIDEFKFVILPPWYRSSIAYLFYFSLFLFFLWYLYKWDDLRVKRKKQQAVLEKDRELFQKEKEFERENARKEHQIMELEKEKLEYDLQHKSQEMANLMINFVRKNETLTEIKNELFKVISTLKGESTKQLRKMLMVVSSKIDSNIQSDEVLKRIEEQFDLIHNNFMKRLSEKHPDLSVNERMMCAYLKMNLSSKEIAPLLNISIRGVETIRYRLRKKFELERDESLIDYLTNRL, encoded by the coding sequence GGCAGCAGTTGGGGAGTATTCCCTTTAAATAACGGATCAGATGTGCGATCGGTCTTACCTTCTTCCTCCAAACAAAGGATCTATGTTGGAGGTATCAATGAATTTGGCTATTTTGAACCTGACGAACGAGGCAAGCTGGTTTATCATTGTATGTCCGATTCGGTAAAGAGACCTCTTCGTTTTATTGGTAACATCTGGCGGATTTATGAAAATGATAATATTCTTTATTGGCAGGCTGATGGGGTTGTGCTAAAATGCTTGAATGGAAAGTATACATTACTATCTGCAGATAGTAAGATAGATTGTTCAAATCTGGTTAACGGAATTTTGTATATTGGAACTAATAAGGGAGTTCGGATTCTTATTGGAAATACCTTTTTCCCTTTACCAGGTGCCGAAAAACTAGACTCAAAAAGAATCCGTGGAATTATTCCTTATAAAAAGGGTGTTATAATTGCTACGGCTTATGATGGTTTGTATTATTGGGACGGGAAGACACTTATTCCATTCATTACAGGAGTTGAGGCTTTCATGTCACAGAATGAGATTTTTTCCATTGCATCTTCAAAGAATTTGATTGCATTGGGTACTGTGCATATGGGACTGATTATGATTAACACTAGTACAATGCAGGTTAAGTATTTCAATGAGAATAACGGATTGCAGAATAATACAGTACTTTCTTTAGGCTTTGATTGTCGTGACAATCTTTGGGCCGGACTTGATAATGGTATTGATTATATATGTCTGAATTCTCCTTTATCTAATCTTTATTCTTATCCATATTCTTATGGTGCCGGATATTCCGCTATCCTTTCAAACAATTATCTTTATTTAGGTACAAACCGTGGTCTTTATTATACTCATTATCCAGTATCATTAAGTGATAAGGTTATCAATATAAGCCAGATTCCTCAATCGAGCGGACAAGTATGGGATCTTTCGAAAGTGGGTGATGATGTTTTTTGTTTGCACGACAGAGGAATCTTCTTGGTAAAGGGAGAAACAATGAAGCGCATAGGAAAAATATCCGGTGTATGGAACTGTAGGATGATGGTAAATGATCCGACAAAAGTGTTGCTGGGTCTTTACGATGGGATTTATCTGATGCAAAAGGAACAAGGTGAATGGATACAAAAAAAGAAACTTGATGGAATCAATGATTCCGGAGAAAATTTTGAGATTGAATCTGATCGTGTTTTATGGCTGCACAATAATGATAACGGTTTACTTCGCATTGAATTTGATTTAGCTCACTTCCGAGTGAAACGAATAAAGTATTATGGCAAAGAAAAAGGATTGCCTTCTAATAAAAATATATATGTGAACAAAATAGGTGGCAAAATCTATTTTACTACACCGAAAGGAATCTACAAGTATAACCCGACAAGGGATGTTGTGGAATTATCTCCGGAAATGAATAACTTATTAGCTGGAACAAAATCCTATTTAAAACTTTATCAGTACGGAAATCACATATTTAGCTTAAGTAAAGGTGAAGTGGATATTGCAAATCTGGATACACACAAAAAAACTGGAGAAAAAGCTTTTTATTCAATAGAACATCCTTCTATTGAACTGGTTAGTGGATTTGAAAAGCTAGTTCCATTATCTGAATCGGAATTCATTATTCCGAATGATTATGGTTTTGCTCTATTAAAAGTACCATCAAAAAAAAGACCTTTGCTTCGTCCGGCAGTTCATATCAGAGCTGTTTATCTAACTTATCCAAGTGATAGTCTCATCTATTCTGACAACTTTCTTGGTAAGAACTATGTGCCCGAAATCCCTTATCACCGTAATTCTATCAGATTTGACTATAATCTGTTTTCGTTTACTCATGGTGAGGAAGCTAGTTTCCGTTATAGATTTAAAGATCAGAAAGAATGGTCTGATTATACATCTTCTTTGACCAAAGAATTTAGTAATCTTGCTGAAGGTGACTATACATTTCAGGTTGAGGCTGTTTTTGCTGATGGAACAGCTACTATTGATGAGTTTAAGTTTGTTATTTTACCTCCCTGGTACAGATCATCAATTGCTTATTTATTCTATTTTAGTCTATTCTTGTTTTTCCTTTGGTATTTATATAAATGGGATGATTTAAGAGTGAAACGGAAAAAACAGCAGGCCGTTCTTGAGAAAGATAGGGAGTTGTTCCAGAAAGAAAAAGAGTTTGAAAGAGAAAATGCCAGAAAAGAGCATCAGATTATGGAACTGGAAAAAGAAAAACTGGAGTACGATCTTCAACATAAGAGTCAGGAAATGGCAAATCTGATGATTAACTTTGTCAGGAAGAATGAGACGCTTACTGAAATAAAGAATGAATTATTTAAAGTAATATCCACACTAAAAGGAGAGTCCACAAAACAGCTAAGAAAGATGCTGATGGTTGTGAGTAGTAAAATTGATTCAAATATTCAATCGGACGAAGTGCTGAAACGTATTGAAGAACAATTTGATCTGATTCACAATAATTTTATGAAACGGTTGAGTGAAAAGCATCCCGACCTTTCTGTTAATGAAAGGATGATGTGTGCATATCTGAAAATGAATCTCTCATCTAAAGAAATTGCTCCTCTTTTAAACATATCTATAAGGGGGGTAGAAACTATCCGCTATCGTCTTAGAAAGAAATTTGAACTGGAAAGAGATGAGAGCTTAATTGACTATTTAACTAACAGACTCTAG